The Aeromonas encheleia genomic sequence TTTTGACGACTCATGAAACCCATTTTTGGTAGAGGCCCTTCGCTTCAGTTACGGTTGTTTCTCGCCGTCATCATCTCTGTTGCTGCCATCGTCGCGGACTCCCGCTTCGGTGTGTTTACCCATGTCCGCGTTTATCTGAGCTCGCTGGTCAGCCCGCTGCAATACATCGCCAACGCCCCCGGCACCCTGCTCGATACCATGTCGACCCAGGTGCAGACCCGCTCCAGCCTCATCGAACAGACCAAGCAGCAGGAACAACAGCTGTTCACCCTGCGCTCGCGCCTGCTCAAGCTGGATCAGCTGGAGCACGAGAACCAGCGGCTGCGTGAGCTGCTCGGTTCGCCGGTGCACAAGGAGTCCCGCAAGATGGTGGCCGAGCTGCTGTCGGTGGATTCCGACCCCTTCAGCCATCAGGTGCTGATCAACAAGGGGGCGCTGGACGGCGTCTATAACGGCCAGCCGGTGATCAACGATCAGGGGGTGATTGGTCAGGTGCTGCACGTGGGTTCCACCACCAGCCGCGTCCTGCTGGTCACCGACTCCAGCCACGGCATCCCGGTGCGGGTGCTGCGCAACGATCTGCGCGCCATCGCCTCCGGCAGTGGCGAACTCGACAAGCTCGAGCTGCGCAACCTGCCGCGCAATACCGATGTGCAGGTCGGCGATCTGCTGGTGACCTCGGGTCTCGGCGGTCGTTTCCCGGAAGGCTACCCGGTGGCGACCGTGACTCGCTCCGACTATGTGGAGGGCAAGCCCTTCGCCCAGGTCGAAGCCAAGCCGCTGGTGGAGCTGGACCGATTGCGCTACCTGCTGCTGCTGTGGACCGACAAGAAGCCGGAAGTGCACGACAATGATGCCCTGGCACCGGCTCAGGCGCCAGCTCCGGCGGCGTCCGCGGCGACGGCCACCTCGGCGGCGGGAGCGACGCGCTGATGCTGCAACCCGCCAGTGGCAGGATCTGGATCTGGGTCTCGATCCTGCTGGCTCTGTGCCTGTCGATCCTGCCGCTCCCCTTTCAATTCGAACCCTTCCGGCCGGACTGGCTCGCCATGGTGCTCATCTACTGGGCGCTGGCGTTGCCGCACCGGGCCAACGTCGGCACCGCCTGGGTGGCGGGCCTGCTGCTGGACGTGCTGCTCGGCAGCACGCTCGGGGTGCGGGCCATGGCCATGGCCATCACCACCTATCTGGCGGCCTTCCAGTTCCAGAAGATCCGCAACTTCTCCCTTTGGCAGCAGGCGCTGATCATCGGCCTGCTCTCGCTGGTGGGCAAGATCACCGTGTTCTGGGCCGAGCACCTGTTCAGCCGTGCCAGCCTCAATTTCGCCTATTTTTGGTCGACCCTGACGACGATGCTAATATGGCCCTGGATCTTTATGGTCTTGCGCAAGGTGCGCCGTCACTTCAATATTAAGTGAACATGAGCAAAAACAACGGATTGTAACTGCGTCTCATCTCATTGAGTGAATATGAACAAGCACAACGAACTACAACTCTATCTCGCCTCGGGCTCCCCCCGTCGGCACGAATTATTGACCCGCCTGGGCTACCGTTTCGAGGTGCTCAGGCTGGATGTTCCCGAGCAACGGGAAGCGGGCGAGAAGCCCCAGGATTATGTCTGCCGGCTCGCCCGTGACAAGGCGATGGCCGGGGTGGCCGCCGCCCCGACCGCGCTGCCGGTGCTGGGCGCCGACACCATAGTGGTGCTGGGGGATCGGGTGCTGGAGAAACCCTCCGATCTGCTCGACGCCAAAGACATGCTGGAGGCGCTCTCCGGCAAGGTACATCAGGTGATGACGGCGGTGGCGTTGGCCACCCCGGAGCGCTGCGACGTGCGGCTGGTCACCACCAACGTGGCGTTTCGCAAGCTGGACGAGGCCGAGATCGAGGCCTACTGGCGCACCGGTGAGCCCTGCGACAAGGCCGGCGCCTATGCCATTCAGGGCATCGCCGGCAAGTTTGTCAGCCGGCTCGAGGGGAGCTACAGCGCCGTGGTCGGCCTGCCCCTGCTGGAAACGGATCTGCTGATCCGCCAGCAGCTCGAACAGAGCCGATAACCCGCCCCAGCGGTCTCCTGCTGCGTTACCACCTGCGTTGCGCGTGCCCTGCCGGACTGGCAGTCAGAATTCAAAACTAGAAAGGCAAGGTAACTTATGTCAGTCGAACTGCTGGTGAACGTCACCCCCTCCGAAACCCGGGTCGCCCTGGTCGAGAACGGCCTGCTGCAGGAAGTGCATGTAGAGCGTCAGGCCAAGCGCGGCATAGTGGGCAACATCTACAAGGGCAAGATCAGCCGGGTGCTGCCCGGCATGCAGGCCGCCTTCGTCGACATCGGCATGGACAAGGCCGCCTTCCTGCACGCCTCCGACATAGTGCCGCACACCGAGTGCGTGGCGGTGAAGGAGAAGGAGCAGTTCCAGGCCGGCAACATCGCCGAGCTGGTGCGCCAGGGTCAAGACATCATGGTGCAGGTGGTCAAGGATCCGCTGGGTACCAAGGGTGCCCGCCTCACCACCGACATCACCCTGCCCTCCCGCTATCTGGTGTTTATGCCGGGCAGCGCTCACGTCGGCGTCTCCCAACGCATCGAATCGGAAGCGGAGCGCGAGCGCCTCAAGCGCACCGTAGCGGGCTACGTGGATGATCTCGGCGGTTACATCATCCGCACCGCCGCCGAAGGGGTGGGGGAGCAGGAGCTGGAGCAGGACGCCGCCTTCCTCAAGCGGCTGTGGCGCAAGATCCTGGAGCGCAAGCAGAAGTACCCGCCCTGCAAGATCCTCTACGAGGATCCCAGCCTGGCCTTCCGGGTGGTGCGTGACTTCGTCGGCGCCGAGCTCGACAAGATCCGGGTCGACTCGCGCCAGAGCTTCGAGCTGCTCTCGCATTTCACCGGGGAGTATGTGCCCGAGCTCGCGAACAAGCTGGAGTACTACTCCGGCGAGTCGCCCATATTCGATCTCTACGACGTGGAGAACGAGATCCAGCGCGCCCTTGAGCGCAAGGTGGAGCTGAAATCCGGCGGCTACCTCATCATCGACCAGACCGAAGCCATGACCACGGTGGACATCAACACCGGCGCCTTCGTCGGCCACCGCAATCTGGAAGAGACCATCTTCAACACCAACGTCGAGGCGACCGCCGCCATCGCCCGCCACCTGCGGCTGCGCAACCTCGGTGGCATCATCATCATCGACTTCATCGACATGCAGTCGGAGGATCACCGCCGTCGGGTACTGCACAGCCTGGAGCTGGCGCTGGCCAAGGACAGGGCCAAGACCAACGTCAACGGCTTCTCCCAGCTCGGGCTGGTGGAGATGACCCGCAAGCGCACCCGTGAGAGCCTGGAGCATGTGCTCTGCTCCGAGTGCCCGGAGTGCAAGGGCCGTGGCCGGGTCAAGACGGTGGAGTCGGTCTGCTTCGAGATCCTGCGGGAGATCATCCGGGTCAACCGCGCCTACGATGCGGATCAGTTCACCGTCTACGCGGCCCCCTCGGTGGCCGACTACCTGCGGGGCGAGGAATCACACAGTCTGGCCGAGCTGGAAGTCTTCATCGGCAAACAGGTCAGGGTGGTGACTGAGCCGCTCTGTGGGCAGGAACAATTCGATGTGGTGATGATGTAATTGGTCTACCGCTGGCTGAGTCGGGGCTGGTTAGCCCTCGGGGTCTTCTTCGTGCTGCTGGCCATCCTGGTCAGCCTGGTACGCCTTGGCGGCCCCCTGCTCAACCAGCATCGCCAGGCGCTGATCGCCAGCCTGCTCGGCAACAGTCAGCTGGAGGTCAGTGTCGAGCACGTCGGCCTGGACTGGACCCAGCGCGGGCCGGCCCTCGAGCTGCAAGGACTCGCCATCGCACCCGATTCGGGGCGTTTCTCCCTGCGCCTCGGCAAGGTGTGGGCCCACCTCGACTTCTGGCGCTCCCTCAACGAGTGGAAGCCGGTGTTCGGCCAACTGCTGCTGAGCGACGGCGACATAGCGCTGGATCTGGCCCAGCCGGCAGAGCCGGCGGGCGAGAAAAATCCGAACCAGCAGGCAGCCCTGCTGCGCTTCCTGCTGACCCAGCTCTCCACCTTCGACATTCATGACACCCGCCTGAGCGTGACCACGGCGCTGGGTGAGGTGCGCGCCCTCAACATCGCCCAGCTGCGCTGGCAGAACCGCGGCCAGCGTCACCAGGGCGTGGGCAAGGCCTATCTCATCAACGGGGTGGGCGAGAGCGCCATCGATCTCATCCTGGACGTAGACGCCCCCGCGACGCGGTTCGGCAGCCTCAGTGGCCAGCTCTATCTGGGGGCCAGCGAGCTCGACATCAGCCCCATGCTGGCCAGGATCCACAGCGGCGAGCCCAAGGTGACGGGCCAGCTCGACTTCCAGCTGTGGAGCAACTTTGCCAACGGTCAGCTGGGGGACTCGCTGCTGGCCTTTGGCAACAACCATCTGATCTGGAAGGACGAGGTCAAGGGAGAGCCACACCGGCTCGATCTGCGCGGCGGCAAGATCCAGCTGCGGCGGTCGGGGGAGGAGTGGCAGCTCGCCAGCCATGATGTGATCTTCAAGCTCGATGGCGCGACCTGGCTGCACAGCCGGCTGCAGCTCGAGCGGGTGGGCGAACGCATCCAGGGCTATGTGCCCGCCATCGACATCAGCCAGATCGCCAGCCTGAGCCAGCTGGTCTCGGGTCTCTATCCCCGCCTGACTGAGACCCTCAAGCGCACCCAGCCCAAGGGCAAGTTGCAGGATCTGATCCTGCAGGCGGATGCGAACTGGCAGGGGCTCTCCCTCGCCGGACGGCTCGCGGGCTTCGAGATGAAGGCCTGGCGGGATGTGCCTGGCCTGCAGAACCTGGACGGCGAATTCTGGCTGACCCCGGCGGGCGGCGGCGCCCGCCTGGGCCTCGGCAAGGGCAAGGTGGATCCGGCGCGCCACTTCAAGGAGCCGATCCCGGTCGACAGCCTGGCGGCGCGGCTGGATTGGTGGCAGACGCCGGCAGGCTGGGTGCTCTATGGCCAGGACATCGCCTTGGACAACCCGGATCTGCGCCTCGCCAGCCGCTTCCGGCTCGATCTGTTCGAGCACCCCTTCCTCGCCCTGACCGGCCGCATCGACGTCAAGAACGCGGGCCATGCCTATCGCTATTACCCGCTGGCCGTGATGAGTGACGGCCTGGTGAACTACCTGAGCGGTGCCATCAAGGGGGGCCAGGCCAAGGGCGCCGACCTGCTCTGGTACGGCGAGTTCAGGGACTTCCCCTACGATCAGGGCGCCGGCGTCTTCCAGGTGGCGGTGCCGCTCGAGAAGGCGACCTTCCAGTTCTTCCCCGGTTGGCAACCGCTCACCGACCTGCAGATCGATCTGCTGTTCCAGAACGCCAGCCTTGACATGAACAGCCGCTCCACCCGGCTCGGCAAAGCCGGCTCCGACTCGGTGCATGCCTGGATCCCGACGCTGGCCCCGGGCGCCCATCTCTACGTGGACGCCAGGGTCGCCGGCGAGGGCAAGGCCATCAGCGACTATCTGCAGGATTCGCCGATGGGCAACTCCGTCGGCCAGGCGCTGCGGGAGATCGAGATCCGCGGGCCCATGAAGGGCACGGTCAAGCTGGATATTCCGCTCGGCGGCAAGGGCGAGGTCAAGGCCAGCGGAGATGCCTTGTTCCACAACAACAAGGTCAGGATCGCCGCCCTCGACATGCCGCTGGAGCGGGTCGATGGCCGACTGCTGTATGACAACGAACACACCCGCTTCAGCAATCTCAAGGCCAGCCTGTGGGATCAGCCGCTGACCCTGGATTACCAGGGCAAGCAGTTGCCGAACCGCTACCAGGTCGATCTCAAGTTCAAGGGGCAGTGGGACAGCAGTCGCCAACGCCGCGACATCCCCGCCCTCGAGCTGCTCAAGGGGCGCAGCAACTGGACTGGCGCCCTGGGGCTGACGCTGCCCAATGACAAGCCGTTCAGCTTCCAGCTGGCGCTGGACTCCAACCTGCAGGGGATGGGGCTGGATCTGCCGTTCCCCCTCGCCAAGACGGCCGACAGCCAGCTCCCGCTCAAGGTCACGGTGCGAGGCCGCGACGGCGCCGCCGATATTCGCGGCGTGCTGGGGAACGATGTGGACATGCAGAGCCGGCTGGTTTACGGCGAGGGCACGCCCTACCTCAGCCGGGTGCGGGTCGACGTCGGCCAGCCGGGGGCCAGGGTGTTGCAGGACAAGCCCATGCTGCTGGTCATCAACCAGCCGCATGCGGACGTGGGTGGCTGGCTGGCGCGGCTCAAGCGCTGGCTGCCGAGCCAGGCCGAGAGCGGCAATGCGGTGGTCGGCCCCTCCTTCCTGCCGCAGGAGTGGTGGGTGGATGGCCAGCTGGCCAGGGCCGATATCGGCAGCGCCAACATCAAGGCGGTGCGCTTCACCGTGGGCCCGGTCCGCCAGGCCACCGAGGTGATGATCGACAGCCCGGATGTGATGGGGGTGGTGCGCATCCCCGTCGCCGGCCAACAGCCCATCGACGCCAAATTCGCCAGGATCTACTGGTCCGGCAAGGGATCGGACCTCAGCCCGGAGCCGGATGCCCGGCAGGACAAGGCCATCATGGACGCCATCCCCTGGCTCAACTTCAGCTGTGTGGACTGCCGTTTCGGCACCCTGCCGCTGGGGGAGCTGAAAGGCGAACTGGTGCCCGGCGTCAACCAGCTGGCCCTCAAGGGGCTGGAGATGAAGCTCGCCGGCAGCACCCTGAGCGGGAACGCCGAATGGCTGGCGCTACCCGGCCAGATGCAGACCAGGGCCCGGCTCAAGCTCAACACCCAGAACAGCGAGCTGTTGCTGCAGCGACTCGGCTTCACCTCGCCCATCGGCGATGCGCCGGGCAAGCTGGCGCTGGATCTGAACTGGCGTGACGTTCCCTACCGGCTGGATCTGCCGACCCTGGGGGGTACCGCCGACTATCAGCTGGAAGGCGGCACCCTGCGGGAGGTCAACGACAAGGGGGCCCGCCTGCTCTCCCTGCTCAGCCTGGATTCGTTGCTGCGCAAGCTGCGGCTCGATTTCCGCGATGTGTTCGACAAGGGCTTCTACTTCGAATCCATGTCCGCCTCCGCCAAGATCAAGCAGGGGGTGGTGGACAACAACGACTTCTACATGAAGGGGGCGGCGGGCAACCTGCGCGGTGAGGGCATCGCCGATCTGGTGCGCTGGCGACTCGATTACGATCTGAGCTTCTCCCCGAATCTGGGGGGCACCCTGCCGGTGGTGGCCGCCTTCTCGCTGACCCCGATCACCGGGCTCTATGTGCTGGCGCTCTCCAAGCTGCTGGAGCCGGTGGTGGACGTGGTGACCCGCATCGACTTCCGGGTCTCGGGCCCGCTGGATGATCCCAAGCTGATCGAGGCGGGGCGGGACAAGGCGCGCATCAAGCTCAACCAGCAGCAGAAGCAGGCGGTGGATGCGGTGGCTCCCAGCCTGCCCGCCGAGGAGGTCACCCCCTTCCTGCTGACCCCCAAGCATACCGGACCCGGTCAGCGCTGAGGCGGGTAGGGGTCTTCAATCACAAGGAGTGAGCCATGATCCGACACATTCTGCTGATCACCTTCAAGAGAGAGGTCCAGGCCGACGGTATCGCGGCTGTCAGGGCAGCCTTTCTCGACATCCCGGCCAAGGTCAGTGGCGTGGTAGCCGTCGAGTGGGGCCAGGATGACAGCCCAGAAGGGCGCGCCGAAGGCTTCACCCACAGCGTGCTGATGACCTTCGCCGACGAGGCCGCCCGCCAGTGTTACCTGCCCCATCCGGCTCATGCTGCTCTCAAGGCCCTCTTTCACCCCGTGCTGGCACGTATCATAGTGCTGGATTACACCCTGCAAGCCGGGGATGCGGTCCTTGCAAAGGAGCCGTCGTGATGGTTGATGAGCGTTGCCCTGCTATTCCGCTACTTCAACGTGCTCTGCTGCAAGCCGTGATTGAGCATGGCGCGGCTCACCCTGCCATAGACGCTGGAGTGGTGGTTGGGTCACTCGCCAAGGGCAAGGCCGACAGGGTGTCCGATGTCGATGTCTTGTTGCTGGCTACGCCGGGTTTTCACAATCAGGCGGCATCACTGGTGCGGTCTATTGTGGGTGAGCGCGAAGTATTTCACTGCTGGCAGGGAAAGCATGAAGAGGTTTGTTCCTACTGGCGTTATATCTTCTATGACATGTCCAGCATAGAGATCCACATCCTCGATAGTGGCACCGAGTTTCCTCTTGCCAAGCCTTACTTGCCTCTCTTCGATAAAACATCTTGTCTACCGGGGTTGGAGGTAGGAGGCACGGCGCCAAGTCACTGTGATTTTCCAGCCTATATCGCCGATGGCGATGGTTTGGTATGGGAATTGTTTGATTGCCTTAAATGGGCCCAAAGGGGCCAACGAGATCTGGTCCGACACCATCTTCGCAAACTGTTGAGCAAAATGGATAAAGACCCGAATATCAGGACTGCCATCAACGCCGACAAGGAGTGAGTCATGTGGTTAGCTGCAATACAGCTGGTGTCCGGTCGGCACTGGCAGGATAACCGGGAGCAGATCGCCGCCGAGCTGGCGGCCCTGCCCAAAGCGCGCCCCTTGCTGGTGCTGCTGCCGGAAAACTTCGCCCTGTTTGGCGAACGCCAGGGCTATCTGGACAACGCCGAAGCGATCGGTGAGGGGCCCATCCAGCAACAGCTGGCCCTGTGGGCCCGGGAGCAGGGGATCTGGCTGGTGGCCGGCGCCATGCCCACCCGCATCCCCGGCTCGAGCCATATCCACACCAGCTCGCTGGTGTTCGATCCCAACGGGGATCTCAAGGGCCATTACCACAAGATCCACCTGTTCGACGTGGACGTGGCCGACAACCAGGGCCGCTACCGGGAGTCGGAGACCTTCAGCCCCGGCCAGGATCCCGTGTTGGTGGATTCCCCCTTTGGTCCCCTCGGCCTCTCTATCTGTTATGATCTGCGCTTCCCCGAGCTCTATCGTCGGCTGAGCCGCGCCGGTGCCCGGGTGCTGCTGGTGCCGGCGGCCTTCACCGCCGTGACCGGCGAGGCGCACTGGGAGCCGCTGCTGCGGGCCCGCGCCATCGAGAACCAGTGCTATGTGGTGGCCGCCAATCAGGGCGGCAGCCATGAGACGGGGCGCCAGACCTGGGGCCACAGCATGGTGATCGATCCCTGGGGCCGGGTGCTGGCCTGTCAGCCATCGGGCCGTGCGACCGTGCTGGCGAAGATGGATCCCGCCCTCGGCGAGGAGCTGGCGCGGACCATGCCGGTGCTGCAACACGCCCGATTGCTGTAGGTCTGCATGGGTTCGATTAGCCGCATGGCGGCGCAATCGGACTAGCGCGAAACGGCCGCATCGAGAGTTCGTGAATACCCTTGCATATGGCACACATGACGTTCGATTGCGCGTCGCGAATCGAACCTACTTTGCCCTTTCTCGTTGAGACAGGGGATTTTATTACGACATCTCCCAGCGAGAATGGAGAACAAGATTGAGTCTATTGAGCCAGGTTAGTGCCTCATTGTTGGCCCCGAACGACCTCGATGAAGGACGGCTGCAGCAACTGCTCGGCAGCCTGATGAGCCATCAGGTGGAGTTCGGCGACCTCTATTTCCAGCGCAGCTGGCACGAGTCCTGGATGCTGGAAGATGGCATCGTCAAGGATGGCAGCTACAACATCGACCAGGGGGTCGGGGTGCGCGCCGTCAGCGGCGAGAAGACCGGCTTCGCCTACTCCGACGAGCTGAGCCTGCTGGCGCTGCAACAGTCGGTCACCGCCGCCCGTGGTATCGCCGCCGCCGGCGCCCAGGGCAAGGTGAAGGCCTGGGCTCGCACCGAAGCAAACCTGCTCTATCCGGCCATGGATCCGCTGCAGACCCTCGACAAGTACCAGAAGATCGCGCTGCTTGAGCAGATGGACAAGTTTGCCCGCAGCCTGGATCCCGCCATCAATCAGGTGATGGCCTCCATCAGCGGTGTCTATGAAGAGATACTGGTGGCCGCCACCGATGGCACGCTCGCCGCCGACGTGCGCCCGCTGGTGCGGCTGTCGGTGACCGTCATCGCCGAGAAGGGGGATCGCCGTGAG encodes the following:
- the mreC gene encoding rod shape-determining protein MreC, whose protein sequence is MKPIFGRGPSLQLRLFLAVIISVAAIVADSRFGVFTHVRVYLSSLVSPLQYIANAPGTLLDTMSTQVQTRSSLIEQTKQQEQQLFTLRSRLLKLDQLEHENQRLRELLGSPVHKESRKMVAELLSVDSDPFSHQVLINKGALDGVYNGQPVINDQGVIGQVLHVGSTTSRVLLVTDSSHGIPVRVLRNDLRAIASGSGELDKLELRNLPRNTDVQVGDLLVTSGLGGRFPEGYPVATVTRSDYVEGKPFAQVEAKPLVELDRLRYLLLLWTDKKPEVHDNDALAPAQAPAPAASAATATSAAGATR
- a CDS encoding carbon-nitrogen hydrolase family protein, which produces MWLAAIQLVSGRHWQDNREQIAAELAALPKARPLLVLLPENFALFGERQGYLDNAEAIGEGPIQQQLALWAREQGIWLVAGAMPTRIPGSSHIHTSSLVFDPNGDLKGHYHKIHLFDVDVADNQGRYRESETFSPGQDPVLVDSPFGPLGLSICYDLRFPELYRRLSRAGARVLLVPAAFTAVTGEAHWEPLLRARAIENQCYVVAANQGGSHETGRQTWGHSMVIDPWGRVLACQPSGRATVLAKMDPALGEELARTMPVLQHARLL
- a CDS encoding Dabb family protein, translating into MIRHILLITFKREVQADGIAAVRAAFLDIPAKVSGVVAVEWGQDDSPEGRAEGFTHSVLMTFADEAARQCYLPHPAHAALKALFHPVLARIIVLDYTLQAGDAVLAKEPS
- a CDS encoding Maf family protein, with protein sequence MNKHNELQLYLASGSPRRHELLTRLGYRFEVLRLDVPEQREAGEKPQDYVCRLARDKAMAGVAAAPTALPVLGADTIVVLGDRVLEKPSDLLDAKDMLEALSGKVHQVMTAVALATPERCDVRLVTTNVAFRKLDEAEIEAYWRTGEPCDKAGAYAIQGIAGKFVSRLEGSYSAVVGLPLLETDLLIRQQLEQSR
- a CDS encoding YhdP family protein, which translates into the protein MVYRWLSRGWLALGVFFVLLAILVSLVRLGGPLLNQHRQALIASLLGNSQLEVSVEHVGLDWTQRGPALELQGLAIAPDSGRFSLRLGKVWAHLDFWRSLNEWKPVFGQLLLSDGDIALDLAQPAEPAGEKNPNQQAALLRFLLTQLSTFDIHDTRLSVTTALGEVRALNIAQLRWQNRGQRHQGVGKAYLINGVGESAIDLILDVDAPATRFGSLSGQLYLGASELDISPMLARIHSGEPKVTGQLDFQLWSNFANGQLGDSLLAFGNNHLIWKDEVKGEPHRLDLRGGKIQLRRSGEEWQLASHDVIFKLDGATWLHSRLQLERVGERIQGYVPAIDISQIASLSQLVSGLYPRLTETLKRTQPKGKLQDLILQADANWQGLSLAGRLAGFEMKAWRDVPGLQNLDGEFWLTPAGGGARLGLGKGKVDPARHFKEPIPVDSLAARLDWWQTPAGWVLYGQDIALDNPDLRLASRFRLDLFEHPFLALTGRIDVKNAGHAYRYYPLAVMSDGLVNYLSGAIKGGQAKGADLLWYGEFRDFPYDQGAGVFQVAVPLEKATFQFFPGWQPLTDLQIDLLFQNASLDMNSRSTRLGKAGSDSVHAWIPTLAPGAHLYVDARVAGEGKAISDYLQDSPMGNSVGQALREIEIRGPMKGTVKLDIPLGGKGEVKASGDALFHNNKVRIAALDMPLERVDGRLLYDNEHTRFSNLKASLWDQPLTLDYQGKQLPNRYQVDLKFKGQWDSSRQRRDIPALELLKGRSNWTGALGLTLPNDKPFSFQLALDSNLQGMGLDLPFPLAKTADSQLPLKVTVRGRDGAADIRGVLGNDVDMQSRLVYGEGTPYLSRVRVDVGQPGARVLQDKPMLLVINQPHADVGGWLARLKRWLPSQAESGNAVVGPSFLPQEWWVDGQLARADIGSANIKAVRFTVGPVRQATEVMIDSPDVMGVVRIPVAGQQPIDAKFARIYWSGKGSDLSPEPDARQDKAIMDAIPWLNFSCVDCRFGTLPLGELKGELVPGVNQLALKGLEMKLAGSTLSGNAEWLALPGQMQTRARLKLNTQNSELLLQRLGFTSPIGDAPGKLALDLNWRDVPYRLDLPTLGGTADYQLEGGTLREVNDKGARLLSLLSLDSLLRKLRLDFRDVFDKGFYFESMSASAKIKQGVVDNNDFYMKGAAGNLRGEGIADLVRWRLDYDLSFSPNLGGTLPVVAAFSLTPITGLYVLALSKLLEPVVDVVTRIDFRVSGPLDDPKLIEAGRDKARIKLNQQQKQAVDAVAPSLPAEEVTPFLLTPKHTGPGQR
- the mreD gene encoding rod shape-determining protein MreD, which codes for MLQPASGRIWIWVSILLALCLSILPLPFQFEPFRPDWLAMVLIYWALALPHRANVGTAWVAGLLLDVLLGSTLGVRAMAMAITTYLAAFQFQKIRNFSLWQQALIIGLLSLVGKITVFWAEHLFSRASLNFAYFWSTLTTMLIWPWIFMVLRKVRRHFNIK
- the rng gene encoding ribonuclease G; the encoded protein is MSVELLVNVTPSETRVALVENGLLQEVHVERQAKRGIVGNIYKGKISRVLPGMQAAFVDIGMDKAAFLHASDIVPHTECVAVKEKEQFQAGNIAELVRQGQDIMVQVVKDPLGTKGARLTTDITLPSRYLVFMPGSAHVGVSQRIESEAERERLKRTVAGYVDDLGGYIIRTAAEGVGEQELEQDAAFLKRLWRKILERKQKYPPCKILYEDPSLAFRVVRDFVGAELDKIRVDSRQSFELLSHFTGEYVPELANKLEYYSGESPIFDLYDVENEIQRALERKVELKSGGYLIIDQTEAMTTVDINTGAFVGHRNLEETIFNTNVEATAAIARHLRLRNLGGIIIIDFIDMQSEDHRRRVLHSLELALAKDRAKTNVNGFSQLGLVEMTRKRTRESLEHVLCSECPECKGRGRVKTVESVCFEILREIIRVNRAYDADQFTVYAAPSVADYLRGEESHSLAELEVFIGKQVRVVTEPLCGQEQFDVVMM